Within the Heterodontus francisci isolate sHetFra1 chromosome 28, sHetFra1.hap1, whole genome shotgun sequence genome, the region TGACTGAATCCCATTTATATTTTATTCATTATATTAAAATATTAACACAAATGCTCACCAGATCTCCTTCAGACTCCTGCAGGTCACTGTGAGGTGGCAGAAAGTGGGGACAGATCGGTCTGTGAAAGAGTTTGATTCTAGGGATAGAACTGTCAGTGACCAGTTCATATTGACTACGGAGGCAAACTCCTCAGTACAAGAATCTGTGAAATGGGCAGTATCTAGCCTGGGcatcagagagacagaaacaacaGGGATCAGAGTAAATTCCCAGTGTTTATTGTTACTGTAAATTATTATTAGTATAAATGCTATAAACACAATACACCCAGTCTGATACTTACTCCTGCTCCTGTATTTTACAGTCTGGATTCCTCAGAGCCGCAGACAGTCGTTTCATCCATGAATCTCCCAGTTTATTTTTATCCAGGTAGAGTGCCTTCAGTGACTGGTTTGTACTGAGAGCGGAGGCGAGATCCTTGGCACAAGAAGCTGTGATAGCATTATTATTCAGCCTTGGGATCAGCAAGAGCAGGATATACAGGAAAAAAGAATAAATTACCAGTGTTTATCATCAGTATCAGTAATAGTGCTATTGATAATGTTCACTGTCAGATATCCAGTTAttataaacacaatctcacacagtctggcACTTACCACAGTTTTTGTATTTTACAGTCTGGATTCCTCAGAGCCACAGACAGTAGTTTCATTCCTGAATCTCCCAGATTATTGGAGCTCAGTCTaaagacaaacagacagagagcgagaatcAAACCTTGGATATCTACAATTCTTTTTCTGTCCAATGTTACAGGAAACATTTGAGGAAATGAATGATAATTTTCCTGGACTGAGAATGAATCTCACTCCCCATATATTCACAGACTGTCGGTATTGTATTTATTAAATAAAGTTTTGTCTGTGCGAAACCTTTAAATGTTCCTCAGTCCAGCCATATTCCCTATGATTAGAATTACTCTCCTGGAGCTCACTGACCAGTCCCGTCATATTTTGAGAAGGTGGTCTCATTTCTGCTACTCCTTAATCCTGGATTTTATAGGAATGGGATAATTTTCCCCAAATTAAATGATAAAACAGTCATTTCCCAGTACTTTATATTCTGCACATTATATTAATCAAGAAAATATCTAAGGGTGTTATATTGTGAAATGGCATTAACTATTGCTGTAAACTCCATCCCCAGGATTCTATAAAACAAGGAGAGATAATTCTGTCCAATTACAAGTTTTAAATGTACCTGTTCTCTTACTTTATATAGGTGGGGATTTTCTCATTTTATTCCCCATTGAACTCACTCGACATTTATTTCACATGTAATTGGTCTGACAGTGTTTGGAAGTCCCCTCCCCGAGTCAGTCCTTTCACACAGGGGACAGATTATGGGAAGTTCCTGGGTTCACTTTTCCCCCGTTTACCCAGGAGTCTCCTGGTGTGTGAAATCCCACCCATGGCTGGTGTGTACCTATACTCTGGGGCGAATACCTCACAGCCCTTTAGATTCGAGCCTTTTTATTGGCAGGTTTAATCTCCCAAATCTCATTCTTTACTTAATGTTCAGGACTGTGAATAATTCTAAACATTTCCAACTGAAAGAACTTTCATTTCCAATATCCCCAATCCAGGAAACTTTCCTGCCGACAAGACACACACTGCAAGGAATTGGATTAAATATGTTAGTTATTTAAACTCCTGTTTCTAGTTTAAATGGTGTGGAAAATATTTTACATTAATTTTCTGTATTTTATATTTTGTGTTTACATTCCACTGTCCAGTTTATTAAATGTGATTTATTGTAATTAAATAATCAGATCCTTTCAGTGATCTCTATTTGTTGATCTGACAAAGCTACTGGTTCACAACGATCCATTTTAGATTCTCCAGTCCTGAGGCAATTAGTAAATGGTCCTCTTATTATTGATCATATATTTGTGCTGAATCTGCTTCTCTCTGAAATGTTTGTTTCATTTCATTAAAGAGCAACAACACAATCAGTGACTGTTCTGCAATTCACCCAACAGTTAAATAAACAGTTACCTCAACACAAGACATTTGTGCAGTACAGGACCCAACCGTTGGAGTCCTTCACATTGAATGTAGCAGTTCTCTAGATCAAGGTGTTTTAATGTATTACAGAATCCAATGACATGAAACAGGATAGCACAATCAATCGGGATCAGTCTCAATCCACTAAATGCAAGTGTTTCCATAGATCCAACTGTGTCCTGAACCAGTGCTTTATTTTGAGACTCAAACAGGTAGTGCAATGTGTTCAGGAGGTTCCTTTTACCAGTTTCACTTCCTGTGTTTCCAATCTGTCCTTGAACCTTCTCCTTCACCCAGTCAATCACTCGGCAGGTTGTTTGATGAGGAAATGGTCCCAGAAACTCCTCCAGGGGTCGAGCTGCCTGCGGGGAGGAGAGACCAGCAACAAAACGCAGAAATATCTCAAATCTCCCATCCTTCATCCTGTGGGCGTCACTGAGGAGATTCCGGATGTCCCCACGACCTGCAGTCAGGAATTGTGCGAGTGCGGCCACAAACTCTTGGATGGTGAGGTGCGGGAATGTGTAAACCACACTCTGGACAAAATCATGTCTCTCCAAAAGTTCCATCAAGAATCCAGACAGGAACTGGGAAGGTTGCAGATTGTACTCGATCAAATCTCCATTTCTAAACACAATCTTCTTCCTGGAGACTCCTGTGAAGGCCATCTCACCGATCTTCAGTAACATATCACGGGGGTTTTCAATCTCTCGGCCATGGTTTTTCAGAATGTTGTAAATATAGTAGGAATATAGCTGGGTGATGGTCTTGGGaacttgctgctgtttcctgtctctttgtgtaaagaaggaACCCAGTGACAGACAGAGGATCCAGCAGTAGGAAGGATTGTAACACATGGTGTACAGGATCTCGTTCTCCTCCACgtgtttgaaaacagctgctgccaccgtctgatcttcaaaaaacttgttgaaatattccttccgttcatcaccaacaaatcccaggatttcagcccagacactgatctcagccttttccaataaatgtaatgcagtgggacgactggtcactaacactgaacatcctgggagcagcttgtgttgtattaaactgtacacaatgtcagaCACTTCACACCAGCATTCGGGATCTGTGCACATGTACTGAGGTTCTGTATTTCTCCGATTGTCAGTAAAATCGATTGtgtccttgaattcatccaaaccatcaAATATAAACAGCAATCCCTCTGGATTCTTCCAGAGCTCTCCCAGAATATTCCCAAAGTAAGGATACTGATCCAGTACCAGATTCCTCAGGTTTATTCTGCAGTTAATTGCGTTCAAATCCcggaatttaaaactgaaaacaaattgaaagtttgggtatattttcccagtggcccagtcataaacaatcttttgtaccattgttgtttttccaatccccgggactccactcactgctgctgaactcccagatttggattttccccaggaaaaactgctctggaacaattgatcagttcggattttttccagttctatccggagatgtttctctctccactcttcatggtctcggcctcttaccagcagttcatgttctacaagtgtccgatctcgaacagtagaaatgaccgttagctcagcgtatcgatcaaccagctggaaaatcttaaccttctcctttattaggatagtgttcactctcagtgtttcagtttgtacccggagtgtttccttgtgtttctgttgaacatcttcaattagaacagacagaaagtGGTTTTCAATGTTAGCTGTATTGATATAAAAACAACTTCTGAAAACATTTTATTATTCAATAAAGTTGCAAGATTTAATTCACAGCTTCAATAGAGGTGTGTGTATAAATTAAAACTCAGTTAATGAAAACTTCACCTGAAAGTGAAGAATGGTGAAAAGAAGTTTTAAATCCTGATTTGATTCTAACATTTACTGAACATGGAGATGCCTACACAGGTGATATTTTCCCTCTGATGGTTAACATGATCCGGCCTGCTCTGTACGATTAGAAATCTCATTACAAATCCACACGTGATCCTGGTTATACGATAGTAGAGGTTCCATTGGATCAATTTTTAAAATTATCAGCAGTGTTTACCTTCTACAGAAATGGGAAATGTGACATCGGACACAAGTGGGTTATACTGTGAATTGTCAGTAATCCCACTGTTATTGTATCAGACAATGAGCAGTTTATCTGGctggacattggctcccagtttggcaacatatcaatttaaaaattcttattaTTTTTAAATGCCTCTATGGCctggaccctccctatctctgtaaccacctccagcctgaCAAAACTCTGAGGTCTCTGCGTTCCACCAAGGGTAGAGTACCacagttatgtcactggactagtaagccagaggcctGGACCACTGACCCGGAGATATGAGTTTCTATacaaccatggcagctggggaatgtaaattctgttacgtaaataaatctggaataatgcTAGTATCAAGAATGTTGTTCatgaaaactaccagattgtcaccaaaacccacctagttcactaatgtcgtttggggacagaaatctaccatccttatccagtctggttctcggtgactccagacacacaacaatgtgattgactgttaactgctggctgaaatggcctggcaagttaCTCAGTTCTATCAAATCCATGTAACAAATGTCTAAGCAGTATAAAACCAGACAATCCATCTGGCATTAAACGATGCTCCTGACACCACATGCATAACCAGCCCAATCAACCCTGTAAATTCCTCTTCACCAAtatcttgtgccaaaattgggagagctgtcccacagaccagtcaagcaacagcttcataattacagaatcatacctttcagccaacgtcCCAAACGACTCGATCACCATCGCTGGTTCCGTGCTGTCAGACTGGCTGGCCTTACCCACCTGAAGTGGCAGCACAGTAGTAcagagtcaggagggagtggccatgAGAGTCCCTAAAAAAtgactccagaccctatgaagtctcacggcatcagaccAAATATGGGAAAGGAAGCAATCTGCTGATTACTACCGACTGCCCTCCCACAGCTCACAAGTcattactcctccatattgaacatcacatgggagaagcacagagggtaggaagggcacagaatgtatgctgggtgggagacttcaatgtccatcaccaagactgtctctctagttccactactgactgagctggctgtgtCCTGAAGAATATAGctgccagactgagcctgtggcaggtagagacagaaccaacaagaggggaaaatctaCTTGGCCTTCTCCTCACGATTCTACCTATCGCAGATGCACCTACCCATGATAATATTGGTAACagagaccaccacacagtccttgtggagacaaagtactgtcttcacactgagggcaccttccatcatgttgtgtggcacaaccaccatgttaaatgggatagattcagaactgatCTGGTAGctaaaaactgagcatccatgagacactacaggccatcagcagcagcagtggtgtctTCCACCACAATCTCCAATCTCATATCCttgcatatccttcactctaccaagaccatcaagccagggtaccaaccctgattcaatgaggagtgtggaagagcatgccaagagcagcagaaGGCATATataaaaatgaggtgacaacctggtaaGACTACAACACAGAACCATAAGCATGGGTTGGGggcactgccctgaagaactcctgcagcaatgtcctgggtctgagatgtgtttttattctttcacgagatgtgggcatcgctggttgggccagcatttattgtccatccctacttgcccttggaaAGGTGGTAATGAgcgtccttcttgaaccactgcagtccatgtgttgtaggtacacccaccaatgctcagtttgggttctgctagcacCACTCAActtctcacctcattacagccttggtgcaaacatagaCAAAGAGCTTAATTTAAGAGGTGggatgaaagtgactgcccttgacatcaaggcagcatttgaccgagtattgcatTAAGGAGCCctgacaaaactgaagtcaatgggaatcgggggtaaaactctccactggttggagacatacccaaTACAAAGGAAgaggcttgtggttgttggagaccaaacgtctcacctccaggacatcattgcaggagttcctcagggtagtgtcccaggaccAATcatttcagctgtttcatcaatgaccttccctccatcaaaaggtcagaagtgttcTTTGATGATTGCAGTCTTCAGCACCATTTTCAACTCTTCAGATTCAGAGACTGTCTCCATtcacatgcagcaagtcctgggcaAAATTCAGGCTAATGGAGATAaacagcaagtaacatttgtgccacacaagtgccagacaaagacacaagaacacaagaaataggagcagaaataaaccatatggcccatcgagcctgctccgccattcaatatgatcatggctgatcctgggtTTCAATtacattttcctgcctgctccccatatccctagattccttgcgaaaccaaaaatctatctaccccaaccttaaatgtactcaaagatggagcatccacaatcatcTGGGGTAGAGATGTCCAAAGATTCGCAACTCTGTGActtaagtaatttctcctcatctcaaccctgaatgatcagcccttatcctgagactgtgctcctgcattctagattccctgaccagtgagaacaatcttctaacctatcaagccctttcagaattttatatgtctcaaatagatcgcctctcattcttctaaacatcagagaatataggcccagtttactcagcctctcatcataggaaaaacccctcattccagggaccaagcgagtaaatcttcactgcactgcctccagtgcaagtatatcctttcttcaatatggagtacaaaactgcacacagtattccaggtgcagtctcactgaagccctgtacaattttagtaagacttctttattcctgtgttccaatccccttgcaataaaggccaatatgccatttgccttcctaatagcctgctgcacctgcatgttaactttgtgcgatcTTTATACGAGTACCCTCAAGTTTCTGTGAGcatcaacacttagcagtttcacaccttttgaaaaatattctgcttttctatttttacgaccaaagtgaacaacttcacacttccttacatcatcctctatctgccatcttgttgtccactcatttaacctgtctatatctctttgcagcctctctatgtccttccCGCAGCTGAaccttccaccgagctttgtatcatcagcaaatttagaaacattACACTCTGTTTCTTCAtttaagtcactaatatagattgtaaatagctgagaccccagcactgatccttgcggcaccccacaattcactgcctgccaatacgAAATacctcatttatgcccactctctgcttcctgtctattaaccaatccactatgcatgctaatatattacccccaacaccatgagcccttggccatctcaaacaaaagaaaaTTTAGCCAtatccgcttgacattcaatgacattaccaccacTGAGCATCCCATGCCTCCCACCCTGctccaccaacaacatcctgagagttaccattgacttgaaacttaactggactagccatacaaatactgtggctgcaagaacaggtcagaggctgggaattctgtggcaagtaactcacctcctgacttcccaaagccagtccaccatccacaaggcacaagtcaggagtgtgatggaatactctccacttgactgaattagtacagctccaacaacactcaagcagctcgacaccatccaagacaaagcagtttacttgatcggcaccccatccaccaccttaaacattca harbors:
- the LOC137385129 gene encoding NACHT, LRR and PYD domains-containing protein 3-like, translating into MDEGPNGGKVPKSSRRMRMDTDPNSTITDFLTNYDDYQLFQLTKFYRDRLEQAIEEGVDGVSSLLTFERHFSGQEHGKITELTEKGNRADSSKLLLNLVMEKGSQARRVMWESFVKMCHRLPKLDKILKEIQELGSDPFDYMNIAQSLSEVPGQLKDVQQKHKETLRVQTETLRVNTILIKEKVKIFQLVDRYAELTVISTVRDRTLVEHELLVRGRDHEEWREKHLRIELEKIRTDQLFQSSFSWGKSKSGSSAAVSGVPGIGKTTMVQKIVYDWATGKIYPNFQFVFSFKFRDLNAINCRINLRNLVLDQYPYFGNILGELWKNPEGLLFIFDGLDEFKDTIDFTDNRRNTEPQYMCTDPECWCEVSDIVYSLIQHKLLPGCSVLVTSRPTALHLLEKAEISVWAEILGFVGDERKEYFNKFFEDQTVAAAVFKHVEENEILYTMCYNPSYCWILCLSLGSFFTQRDRKQQQVPKTITQLYSYYIYNILKNHGREIENPRDMLLKIGEMAFTGVSRKKIVFRNGDLIEYNLQPSQFLSGFLMELLERHDFVQSVVYTFPHLTIQEFVAALAQFLTAGRGDIRNLLSDAHRMKDGRFEIFLRFVAGLSSPQAARPLEEFLGPFPHQTTCRVIDWVKEKVQGQIGNTGSETGKRNLLNTLHYLFESQNKALVQDTVGSMETLAFSGLRLIPIDCAILFHVIGFCNTLKHLDLENCYIQCEGLQRLGPVLHKCLVLRLSSNNLGDSGMKLLSVALRNPDCKIQKLWLNNNAITASCAKDLASALSTNQSLKALYLDKNKLGDSWMKRLSAALRNPDCKIQEQELDTAHFTDSCTEEFASVVNMNWSLTVLSLESNSFTDRSVPTFCHLTVTCRSLKEIWLRENRFCPTGKRHLESLSKFRPELSVVV